From the genome of Carassius gibelio isolate Cgi1373 ecotype wild population from Czech Republic chromosome B10, carGib1.2-hapl.c, whole genome shotgun sequence, one region includes:
- the LOC127966087 gene encoding asialoglycoprotein receptor 2-like: ICLPSCLSSTGSVSVMNRKHRAAEVRLSLLCFLLTAVIVLCVCFTTERNQLLTQISNLSKEREKTLTKYEQILNNNNNRTEECKQILSKYEQILTHNKNLRTKIMTEERDKIIKASELQQVLLEQDQQNDPFKWIYYNFSFYYISSELKSWSDSRRDCQQRGADLVIINSPKEQDFVQTIAVSDHFWIGLGKVEGKWKWISGTIMTNGYWSSHHQSSQGSYCALTTSSASKPQPFKHCNSITEAFTYFLFQKQSTQQYQARTMGREGGSRNTPAMATVERKLGMTPKELGEDLWLPALVHASRASSSVKKGSSAQDRGHRGQRRSGFDEGKVPVQGNPVFQLHHVGVQDPHCVFRPLGTVSSKMQIV; encoded by the exons atctgTTTACCCTCATGTTTGTCATCCACAGGAAGTGTCTCGGTGATGAACAGAAAGCACAGAGCAGCTGAAGTGCGTTTGAGTCTGCTGTGTTTTCTTCTGACTGCTGTaatagtgctgtgtgtgtgtttcaccacCGAGAGAAACCAGTTACTAACTCAGATCAGTAACCTGagtaaagaaagagagaaaacacttACAAAATATGAGCAGATACTGAACAATAACAATAATCGGACTGAAGAATGCAAGCAAATACTCTCTAAATATGAGCAGATACTAACCCACAATAAGAACTTGAGAACAAAAATTATGACAGAAGAAAGAGATAAGATAATAAAGGCCAGTGAACTCCAACAAGTACTATTGGAACAAG ATCAGCAAAATGATCCCTTCAAATGGATTTACTACAACttcagtttttattatatttcatctgAGTTGAAGAGCTGGAGTGACAGCAGGAGAGACTGTCAACAGAGAGGAGCAGATCTGGTGATCATAAACAGTCCAAAggaacaa GATTTTGTACAAACAATTGCTGTTTCTGATCACTTTTGGATTGGTTTGGGAAAGGTGGAGGGGAAATGGAAATGGATTAGTGGAACCATAATGACAAATGG GTACTGGAGTTCTCATCATCAGTCTTCACAAGGTTCATACTGTGCTCTGACGACTTCATCAG CATCAAAGCCTCAGCCTTTTAAACACTGCAATTCAATTACAGAAGCTTTCACCTACTTCCTTTTCCAAAAACAGTCAACTCAACAGTATCAG GCCAGAACAATGGGACGAGAGGGCGGCTCGAGAAACACGCCAGCGATGGCTACAGTAGAAAGGAAACTAGGGATGACCCCTAAGGAGCTTGGGGAAGACTTGTGGCTTCCTGCCCTGGTTCATGCCTCCCGTGCCTCCTCCAGTGTGAAGAAGGGCTCTAGTGCACAGGACAGGGGTCACAGGGGCCAGAGAAGGTCGGGGTTCGACGAGGGAAAGGTTCCTGTCCAGGGAAATCCTGTCTTTCAACTACATCATGTCGGGGTTCAGGACCCTCACTGTGTCTTCAGGCCCCTAGGGACTGTTAGCTCAAAAATGCAGATTGTCTGA